The Paenalcaligenes faecalis genome has a window encoding:
- a CDS encoding RNA-guided endonuclease InsQ/TnpB family protein, with the protein MKGQRYALSPNANQAQLLRQWIGCQRFIYNAKVQDDRYFRRFAVNSLQHVGQFAPIDQTYSQYKKEAPFLSEVPSQILRNGAVRWHQAYQRFFKQLGGRPKLKTKQGRQSVFITRELFTLTQTKYGNWVVVLGTKKHPMGAISLNSKPNELHENNLPASICIAIHAGKWSISFATAELDSDGNPVRYPEYTRVLERLRPLSLKEVEQAVNGVDRGVIIPACDAKKRITPELLNANTEKLERKARNKKRYQRQLARQVKGSKRYHRTKHRIARINRYRTQCLENQAHQVSHCLTADDSTIVVALEQLDVQAMTASAKGTKEKHGKNVRQKSGLNRSILSSNWGRLRAFVQYKSFRRGKLFVSVPAPYTSQECSHCRTINRASRRSQSLFACDACGFQDNADVNASQVIAKQAAWGIYQHLHSGQELSTKGSGKKPKPQTPVELLVSRDALKTYHAQGCETGNPILSRLHIC; encoded by the coding sequence ATGAAAGGTCAACGTTATGCACTCTCTCCTAACGCAAATCAGGCGCAGTTATTGCGCCAGTGGATAGGGTGTCAGCGTTTTATTTATAACGCCAAGGTGCAAGATGACCGTTACTTTAGGCGCTTTGCTGTTAACTCTTTGCAACATGTAGGGCAATTTGCTCCTATTGATCAAACTTATTCTCAATATAAGAAAGAAGCGCCTTTTTTATCAGAGGTGCCAAGTCAAATTTTACGTAATGGTGCGGTACGTTGGCATCAAGCCTACCAGCGCTTTTTTAAGCAATTAGGCGGTAGACCTAAGCTTAAAACTAAACAGGGTCGGCAATCGGTGTTTATTACCCGTGAGCTGTTTACATTAACGCAAACTAAGTATGGTAATTGGGTAGTGGTCTTAGGCACAAAAAAGCACCCAATGGGGGCTATTTCGCTTAATTCGAAGCCTAATGAATTACACGAAAATAATTTACCTGCTTCCATTTGTATCGCGATCCATGCGGGAAAGTGGAGTATTAGCTTTGCTACCGCAGAATTAGATAGTGACGGCAATCCAGTACGCTATCCAGAATACACCCGCGTGTTAGAACGTTTACGCCCATTAAGCTTAAAAGAGGTAGAGCAGGCAGTAAATGGTGTGGATAGAGGGGTGATAATTCCTGCTTGCGATGCTAAAAAACGTATAACGCCTGAATTATTAAACGCGAATACAGAAAAACTAGAGCGAAAAGCGCGTAATAAAAAGCGCTATCAGCGTCAATTAGCACGTCAAGTTAAAGGCTCAAAACGTTATCACCGTACCAAGCACCGTATTGCAAGAATTAATCGTTATAGAACCCAGTGCTTAGAAAACCAAGCGCACCAAGTCAGCCACTGTTTAACAGCAGATGACAGCACAATAGTCGTGGCGTTAGAGCAGTTAGACGTGCAAGCCATGACGGCTAGCGCCAAAGGAACAAAAGAAAAACACGGTAAAAATGTCAGGCAAAAGTCCGGGCTTAATCGTTCTATATTAAGTTCAAACTGGGGTCGGTTGCGTGCTTTTGTGCAATACAAATCGTTTAGGCGCGGCAAACTCTTTGTTTCCGTGCCCGCACCCTATACTTCCCAAGAGTGTTCTCACTGCAGAACAATAAACAGGGCATCAAGGCGGTCTCAATCGCTTTTTGCCTGCGATGCTTGCGGATTTCAAGATAATGCTGATGTTAACGCCAGCCAAGTGATTGCTAAGCAGGCGGCTTGGGGCATTTATCAGCACTTACATTCGGGGCAGGAACTGTCCACGAAAGGTTCAGGCAAAAAACCTAAACCACAAACGCCAGTGGAGCTATTGGTTAGCCGTGATGCGTTAAAAACGTATCACGCGCAAGGCTGTGAAACTGGAAACCCCATCCTGAGCAGATTACATATCTGTTAG
- the tnpA gene encoding IS200/IS605 family transposase — MTKQPYKSSSHAVYLLRLHFVFVTKYRHPVITPEIEIELRAAFENIAKGWKAQVVECGIEPDHAHILIDIIPATDIARLANNLKSASSRRVRNRFANWINKFYWKPFFWHRGYFVATVGNTTLDVVKKYIESQTTHGKDSRLDPPPKHKVSGGGVRRD; from the coding sequence ATGACAAAACAACCTTATAAATCAAGCTCGCATGCGGTATATCTGCTTAGACTACATTTTGTTTTTGTGACAAAATACCGCCACCCTGTCATCACGCCAGAAATTGAAATCGAGTTGCGTGCTGCATTTGAAAATATAGCCAAAGGCTGGAAAGCGCAGGTGGTTGAGTGTGGCATAGAGCCAGATCATGCTCACATCCTTATTGATATTATTCCAGCCACGGATATAGCTAGGTTGGCTAACAATCTTAAAAGTGCTAGCTCTAGACGAGTACGGAATCGTTTTGCTAATTGGATAAATAAATTTTACTGGAAGCCCTTTTTTTGGCATAGAGGGTATTTTGTGGCTACGGTAGGAAATACGACATTAGATGTAGTGAAAAAGTACATAGAAAGCCAAACCACCCATGGTAAAGACTCTCGGCTTGACCCTCCACCTAAACATAAAGTTTCAGGTGGGGGAGTGCGCCGAGATTAG
- a CDS encoding RNA polymerase sigma factor FliA, with protein MSRSEDVLVGQYAPLVRRQALQMMARLPSSVELDDLIQAGMMGLLDAIRRYQQMADAQFETYAITRIRGSILDELRSQDWLSRSVRSKARQIETAIAALRQRLMREPTEQEVAQELELELDEYQVLLEEASGVQVIHYEDLARRQGAEAGTDALEFLSSIEGPSAAADNPFNHLVSQDLRKALVAAIDDLPDREKLLFTLQFQEDLNQKEIAAVMDITEGRVSQIRSQAVARIRSHLKQANWQGRPEEVENQVLL; from the coding sequence ATGTCACGTTCTGAAGATGTTTTGGTTGGTCAATACGCCCCACTGGTACGTCGTCAAGCCTTACAGATGATGGCTCGGTTACCCTCTAGTGTAGAGCTAGATGATTTGATTCAGGCTGGTATGATGGGCTTGCTGGACGCCATTCGACGCTATCAACAAATGGCAGATGCCCAGTTTGAAACCTATGCGATTACCCGAATACGGGGCTCTATATTGGATGAATTGCGCTCGCAGGATTGGTTGTCGCGTAGTGTGCGCTCTAAAGCGCGTCAGATCGAAACGGCTATCGCGGCCTTGCGGCAACGTTTAATGCGTGAACCAACAGAGCAAGAGGTGGCGCAGGAACTCGAATTAGAGCTAGACGAATATCAGGTCTTACTAGAGGAAGCCAGCGGTGTGCAGGTGATTCACTACGAAGACCTCGCTCGCCGTCAAGGCGCAGAGGCGGGTACCGACGCGCTCGAGTTTTTAAGTTCCATCGAGGGACCGAGTGCGGCCGCAGACAACCCATTTAATCATCTTGTGTCACAGGATTTACGTAAAGCCTTGGTGGCGGCGATTGATGATTTACCTGACCGAGAAAAGCTATTATTCACATTGCAATTCCAAGAGGACTTAAACCAAAAGGAAATTGCAGCGGTCATGGATATTACCGAAGGGCGCGTGTCTCAAATACGCTCCCAAGCCGTCGCGCGTATACGCAGCCATCTTAAACAAGCCAATTGGCAAGGCCGCCCCGAAGAAGTAGAAAATCAGGTTTTACTGTAA
- a CDS encoding flagellar protein FlaG, with product MVTPITSQALPVVMPGTQPETDNQVQRVESAEHVQPSAQAESHTQNYKRWPHRPPMGDIIEPEKSSLDTALEQLNENMKAWSTGVRFDVDPDSQRLVVSLVNNESGEVIRTVPSDAVLQISRMIAKFQGNSINTKA from the coding sequence ATGGTGACCCCTATCACCTCTCAAGCACTCCCCGTTGTAATGCCTGGCACTCAGCCCGAAACAGATAATCAGGTTCAACGTGTTGAATCCGCTGAACATGTGCAACCCTCTGCTCAGGCCGAAAGCCACACCCAAAACTACAAGCGCTGGCCGCATCGCCCGCCAATGGGTGATATCATTGAGCCAGAAAAAAGTTCGTTAGATACGGCCCTAGAGCAACTGAATGAAAACATGAAAGCGTGGTCTACAGGGGTGCGTTTCGATGTGGACCCTGACTCACAACGCTTAGTTGTCTCATTAGTTAACAATGAGTCGGGCGAGGTAATCCGCACCGTGCCCTCTGATGCCGTCTTACAGATATCCCGAATGATTGCCAAATTTCAGGGCAACAGCATTAACACTAAAGCATAA
- the fliD gene encoding flagellar filament capping protein FliD — protein sequence MAISSIGVGSGLPLDKLLEDIRKSENQPLVLIQQKQIISEARLSGYGIIKGSLTDLQKSSQALTKAETYGALKATSSSEALGIKVENKAVAGNYNIKVETLATQQSLVLAGQPSRDQNIGTGGSIDITLANGESHSVQLGSDTSLQGVMKAINADPKAGVQATMVNDGNPDSPYRLMITAKDTGTEASVATINVTGNDDLNAVLGFNNIEENGVTQSSGSYTVSDAQNAKLTINGIEVNSQSNSIEDVIEGVTIDLKSMPKDGETVKVAITRDDTAAINAVKDFVKSYNALLDTIKSQTAFDVENEKSSALTGDSLVRRVETQMRSVLNGAEGSGAIRTLADLGIKTDYKTGKLEIDDKKLTAAVKDNLADVTGFLSGENGLGKKMDGAANEFIKSGGLISNATDGIDRNIKDLKKQYAATSERIDNKMENYRKQFSQLDVMVNQMNGVSNYLNQQLSMLANMNNQK from the coding sequence ATGGCTATTTCTTCTATAGGCGTAGGTTCAGGTCTACCACTTGATAAACTGCTCGAAGACATCAGAAAAAGTGAAAACCAGCCTTTAGTCCTCATCCAACAAAAACAAATTATCTCCGAGGCGCGTTTATCAGGTTACGGCATTATTAAAGGCTCGCTTACTGATCTTCAGAAGTCTAGCCAGGCCCTAACTAAAGCTGAAACCTACGGTGCCCTCAAAGCCACTTCATCCAGCGAAGCCTTAGGTATTAAGGTCGAAAATAAGGCTGTCGCAGGCAACTACAACATCAAAGTCGAAACTCTAGCAACCCAGCAATCATTAGTATTAGCGGGTCAGCCATCCCGTGACCAGAACATTGGTACTGGTGGTTCTATTGACATCACCTTAGCTAATGGCGAGTCTCACTCCGTTCAATTAGGCTCTGACACCTCATTACAGGGTGTAATGAAAGCCATTAATGCGGACCCTAAGGCTGGCGTCCAAGCCACGATGGTTAATGATGGCAATCCTGACAGCCCGTATCGTCTAATGATTACGGCCAAAGATACTGGCACAGAGGCCTCTGTAGCTACAATCAATGTCACTGGCAACGACGACTTAAATGCGGTCTTAGGTTTTAATAACATTGAGGAAAATGGTGTCACCCAATCCAGTGGCAGTTACACCGTCAGCGATGCCCAAAATGCCAAGCTCACTATCAACGGCATCGAGGTCAATAGTCAGTCCAACTCGATCGAAGATGTGATCGAGGGCGTGACCATTGATTTAAAATCCATGCCCAAAGACGGCGAGACGGTTAAAGTCGCCATTACTCGTGATGACACGGCCGCCATTAATGCGGTTAAAGATTTTGTAAAGTCTTACAATGCGTTATTAGACACCATCAAATCCCAAACCGCATTTGATGTAGAAAACGAAAAAAGTAGCGCTTTAACGGGTGATTCTTTAGTACGCCGCGTAGAGACCCAGATGCGTAGTGTATTAAATGGTGCGGAAGGCTCTGGCGCAATTCGTACTTTGGCTGACCTTGGCATTAAAACGGACTACAAAACCGGTAAACTCGAAATTGATGATAAAAAACTGACCGCTGCCGTCAAAGATAACTTAGCTGACGTAACTGGTTTCCTCAGTGGCGAAAACGGTCTAGGTAAAAAAATGGACGGCGCAGCCAACGAGTTCATCAAATCAGGCGGTCTAATCAGCAATGCGACTGACGGTATTGATCGCAACATTAAGGATCTGAAAAAGCAATACGCAGCCACCTCTGAACGCATTGATAACAAAATGGAAAACTACCGCAAACAGTTTTCCCAGCTTGATGTGATGGTTAACCAAATGAATGGCGTCAGTAACTATTTAAACCAGCAACTCTCTATGCTGGCCAACATGAACAACCAGAAATAA
- the fliS gene encoding flagellar export chaperone FliS — MTYAPRRGPGGRPTAQSYANIGLETKVFSASPEELISLLFDGGRAAILKAKLHFENNQIAQRGEAISKAIDIVETGLKLSVSKEKGGEIADQLIIAYDLIVYHLTQANLHADPKRLDIAEQMLTTLSDTWKEATQK; from the coding sequence ATGACCTACGCTCCTCGTCGCGGCCCTGGGGGCCGCCCCACTGCCCAGTCCTATGCCAACATAGGGCTGGAAACCAAAGTCTTCAGCGCCAGCCCCGAAGAGCTTATTTCTTTGCTTTTTGATGGGGGCCGGGCCGCCATACTAAAGGCGAAGCTTCACTTCGAAAATAATCAAATCGCCCAACGCGGCGAGGCCATTTCCAAAGCCATTGATATTGTAGAAACCGGCCTAAAGCTATCCGTAAGCAAAGAGAAAGGCGGTGAAATCGCCGATCAACTGATTATTGCCTATGACTTAATCGTGTATCATTTAACACAGGCCAACCTACACGCTGACCCAAAACGTCTGGATATTGCTGAACAAATGCTCACGACTCTCAGCGATACATGGAAAGAAGCCACTCAAAAATAA
- a CDS encoding flagellar protein FliT produces the protein MTSPSDTLQQYELIAQITNRMVNQARTNQWSEVLELSHSYIQAVEHLKQINQLSDSERLARRSLLTRILEDDAEIRQLVQPELKRLGHLLGGIKRQKTVVQAYCAPSLNA, from the coding sequence ATGACTAGCCCCTCTGACACTCTGCAACAGTACGAGTTAATCGCCCAGATTACGAATCGTATGGTGAACCAAGCCCGCACCAACCAGTGGTCCGAGGTACTAGAGTTGAGTCACAGCTATATTCAGGCTGTTGAGCACTTAAAGCAAATTAATCAGCTTTCCGATTCAGAGCGCTTAGCACGTCGCTCTTTATTGACTCGTATCCTCGAAGATGACGCCGAGATTCGTCAATTAGTTCAACCTGAACTCAAACGCTTAGGGCACCTACTGGGTGGCATAAAGCGCCAAAAAACGGTGGTTCAGGCCTATTGCGCCCCTAGCTTGAACGCATGA
- a CDS encoding flagellar hook-length control protein FliK — protein MSLGPSSLGNLLVQRLDTALGVSQPAQNRTGAHPDALRQSQPAHRLNPNENQRNRTTQESVDKARQQSRSTGVGRQDARLTDQLKSYTDNRFTASAPTTLGRTARTLLTLLNSYSNQPVQGRQPLMQPQQLAQLVKHATPSHQNAQANRAPTTQSGQPSNAAAAASQSGRLASTPPTISASTTAATASATTASATTGASTPALSLTTLANTIGGATTLVNAFTQALTQNVQQSGMFYESHLAKLVKGQADPAQLRQQPQAELHHQSQQVAAKSAKGSSLLQGKAPAEPLPSTTLQQAGIDPSAQQLVRQQLDVLANQLFMWRGEAWPGAMMEWEIQRRHEEESQEKNPSSDNPDDLPWQTRLRVDLPRLGEVETRLYIDDKKLRMHIRAPAAATHLTDNMQQLVQRLQAQGLQIEQFQISRQDELQLDPPLYVHESE, from the coding sequence ATGAGCCTTGGACCGTCATCCCTCGGTAATTTATTAGTTCAACGCCTAGACACTGCTCTAGGCGTTAGTCAACCTGCACAAAACCGCACTGGCGCGCACCCTGATGCCTTGCGGCAATCTCAACCAGCTCATCGCCTTAACCCCAACGAAAATCAGCGTAATCGTACAACCCAAGAGTCTGTCGATAAGGCACGCCAACAAAGCCGTAGCACAGGCGTAGGTCGTCAAGACGCTCGTCTGACCGATCAGCTCAAAAGCTATACAGATAATCGCTTTACGGCCTCGGCCCCTACCACTCTGGGTCGTACAGCACGCACGTTGCTAACCTTACTAAATAGCTATAGCAATCAACCCGTCCAAGGACGTCAACCCTTGATGCAGCCTCAACAGCTAGCTCAACTGGTTAAGCATGCAACGCCGTCGCATCAGAATGCTCAGGCGAATCGGGCGCCAACGACCCAGTCAGGCCAGCCCTCTAACGCGGCGGCAGCTGCCAGCCAGTCCGGGCGGCTTGCTAGCACGCCCCCTACAATCAGCGCCTCTACCACTGCTGCTACTGCCTCAGCGACTACTGCCTCTGCGACTACTGGCGCGTCAACCCCGGCTCTTTCACTGACCACCTTAGCCAATACCATTGGTGGGGCTACCACCTTAGTTAACGCCTTTACCCAGGCACTCACTCAAAATGTGCAACAAAGTGGCATGTTCTATGAGTCCCACTTAGCCAAACTGGTTAAAGGTCAAGCCGATCCGGCCCAATTACGCCAGCAACCTCAGGCCGAGCTGCATCACCAAAGCCAACAGGTTGCTGCTAAATCCGCTAAAGGCAGTTCTTTGTTACAGGGTAAAGCGCCTGCTGAGCCACTCCCTTCGACCACCTTACAACAAGCGGGAATTGACCCTTCTGCCCAACAGTTAGTCCGCCAACAGTTAGACGTATTGGCAAATCAACTCTTTATGTGGCGTGGTGAGGCATGGCCGGGTGCCATGATGGAGTGGGAAATCCAACGTCGTCACGAGGAGGAATCCCAAGAAAAAAACCCATCCTCTGATAATCCTGATGATCTACCTTGGCAAACACGATTGCGTGTAGATCTACCCCGCTTAGGCGAGGTAGAAACCCGTTTATATATTGACGACAAAAAACTACGTATGCATATACGGGCTCCGGCAGCGGCAACCCATTTAACAGACAACATGCAACAATTAGTGCAACGTCTGCAGGCCCAAGGTTTACAGATAGAACAATTCCAAATCAGTCGCCAAGACGAACTCCAACTAGATCCACCGTTGTATGTCCACGAATCCGAATAG
- a CDS encoding EscU/YscU/HrcU family type III secretion system export apparatus switch protein gives MSTNPNRPPNSAVALRYDPTDDNAPRVVAKGYGHIADAIIQTAKENDLYVHESKELVGLLMQVDLDQHIPPELYLVIAELLAWLYALESDDPNLERLLPAPPSPDSGI, from the coding sequence ATGTCCACGAATCCGAATAGACCACCTAATTCCGCTGTTGCCTTGCGATATGATCCCACCGATGATAATGCGCCACGGGTCGTGGCTAAAGGCTATGGTCATATTGCCGATGCGATTATTCAAACAGCCAAAGAAAATGATTTGTATGTCCATGAGTCCAAAGAACTTGTCGGACTATTGATGCAAGTGGACTTAGATCAACATATTCCGCCAGAACTGTATCTGGTTATTGCAGAATTGTTGGCTTGGTTATATGCTTTAGAGTCTGACGATCCAAATTTGGAACGTCTGCTTCCCGCGCCCCCATCCCCAGATTCTGGGATTTAA
- the fliE gene encoding flagellar hook-basal body complex protein FliE, whose product MTTSSLSAIDSVIAQMRSVAKTAANAPITTTVNTSSPSGFAGELQRSMDRLAATQNSANAQAESFVAGTSTASLNDVMIDLQKASLAFQTSVQVRNRLVQAYQSVASMPV is encoded by the coding sequence ATGACAACATCATCACTCTCTGCCATTGACTCTGTTATTGCTCAAATGCGCAGTGTGGCAAAAACTGCCGCCAACGCGCCAATTACCACCACGGTAAACACCAGCTCACCTTCTGGGTTTGCGGGTGAACTACAACGCAGTATGGATCGCTTAGCCGCCACGCAAAATAGTGCCAATGCTCAGGCAGAAAGCTTTGTGGCTGGCACCTCAACGGCATCACTCAATGATGTTATGATTGACCTCCAAAAAGCAAGTCTCGCCTTTCAAACCAGTGTACAGGTACGAAATCGCTTAGTGCAGGCCTACCAGTCTGTCGCCAGCATGCCTGTTTAA
- the fliF gene encoding flagellar basal-body MS-ring/collar protein FliF: MSQAAPMIERVPGLNFLRTLPRAAQIGAAAAVVALIVVATMWSRTPDYSVLFSNLDDRDGGVIVNALGQMNVPYQFSDNGSAILVPKEKVHEARMQLASQGLPRGGNVGFELLDQSRFGASQFTEQVTYQRALEGELANSIRAVHAVQEARVHLAIPRETLFVRDRQPPTASVLVSIYPGRTLSEGQVAAIRWLVSSSVPSLNAENVSVVDQDGRLLTPPTGEAGGSNAQRDFVSDIEHRSVQRILTILNPLLGPGNVRAQVSADVDFARREQTSEVYRPNQKPGEAAVRSEQSSVALQNHTLGAEGVPGALTNQAPVNPVAPIIDENAAATAANPATTPTDADTPDNENLDARLSTLEAQARLVSPSGNARTDITTNYEVDRTISHVKGPAGELKRLSVAVVINHRYIDKEYTSLEAEELENIRALVMQAVGYSAERGDTISVVNSRFTDPQDTSIPFWKNSVYTETAVTLLKYLLFAILFFVFWRVVVNPIIQGLIQARSQAQVMREEVEEDLERQQAAKERAAEINRYEDNISTARSMAEKDPRAVAMVLRSWMNNKDNDDDNKRR, from the coding sequence ATGAGCCAGGCCGCCCCAATGATAGAACGAGTCCCCGGCTTAAACTTTTTGCGCACTCTACCCCGCGCAGCCCAGATTGGTGCTGCTGCAGCGGTTGTTGCGCTTATTGTTGTTGCTACGATGTGGTCTCGCACGCCCGACTACTCGGTTCTGTTCTCTAACCTAGACGACCGTGATGGTGGGGTTATAGTGAACGCCTTAGGGCAAATGAACGTTCCTTACCAGTTTTCCGATAATGGCAGTGCCATTCTTGTCCCCAAAGAAAAAGTACACGAGGCTAGAATGCAGTTGGCCAGTCAAGGCCTACCTCGCGGCGGTAATGTGGGTTTTGAGCTACTGGATCAGTCTCGATTTGGTGCCAGCCAATTTACCGAGCAGGTGACTTACCAGCGCGCCTTAGAGGGCGAATTAGCTAATTCAATACGTGCTGTGCATGCAGTACAAGAGGCTCGGGTTCACCTTGCTATCCCGCGTGAAACTCTATTTGTTCGTGATCGCCAACCCCCTACCGCTTCTGTTTTAGTGTCCATTTACCCCGGGCGCACCCTCTCAGAGGGTCAGGTCGCAGCAATACGTTGGCTTGTATCCTCTAGCGTACCCTCTTTAAACGCCGAAAATGTATCTGTTGTTGACCAAGATGGTCGATTGTTAACACCGCCTACTGGCGAAGCCGGTGGCTCAAACGCTCAACGCGATTTTGTCTCTGATATCGAGCATCGTTCTGTTCAACGTATTCTCACTATTCTCAATCCTTTATTAGGACCGGGCAATGTACGCGCCCAAGTGAGCGCTGATGTAGACTTTGCCCGTCGCGAACAAACTTCCGAAGTCTATAGGCCAAATCAAAAACCAGGCGAAGCCGCGGTGCGCAGCGAACAAAGCAGCGTGGCCTTACAAAATCATACCTTAGGGGCCGAAGGTGTTCCCGGCGCCTTGACTAATCAGGCGCCAGTAAACCCCGTTGCTCCTATTATTGACGAGAACGCTGCGGCTACTGCTGCCAACCCTGCCACCACCCCGACCGACGCGGATACACCGGATAACGAAAACCTAGATGCCCGTTTAAGCACCCTAGAGGCTCAGGCTCGCTTGGTATCCCCATCAGGCAATGCTCGTACCGATATTACAACTAATTACGAAGTCGATCGCACCATCAGTCACGTCAAAGGCCCCGCTGGTGAACTAAAACGTTTATCTGTCGCCGTGGTGATAAATCATCGCTATATTGATAAGGAATACACCTCCCTAGAGGCCGAGGAGTTAGAAAACATTCGTGCTTTGGTGATGCAAGCCGTTGGTTATTCCGCAGAGCGTGGCGACACGATCAGTGTGGTAAACAGTCGCTTTACCGACCCCCAAGACACGTCCATTCCTTTCTGGAAAAACAGTGTTTACACCGAGACTGCCGTGACTTTGCTAAAATATCTCTTATTTGCGATTCTGTTCTTTGTGTTCTGGCGTGTGGTCGTAAACCCCATTATTCAGGGTTTAATCCAAGCTCGTTCACAGGCCCAAGTCATGCGTGAAGAGGTCGAAGAAGACCTAGAGCGTCAGCAGGCGGCCAAAGAACGTGCGGCAGAGATCAATCGCTACGAAGACAACATTAGTACAGCTCGCAGTATGGCTGAAAAAGACCCGCGCGCAGTGGCAATGGTACTGCGCTCTTGGATGAACAACAAAGATAACGACGATGACAACAAGCGACGCTGA
- the fliG gene encoding flagellar motor switch protein FliG: protein MTTSDADKLRDSAVLMMALGEDAASEVFKFLNPKEVQELGSAMANLKQLTRNDMDEVLEEFRQEADQFMAVTLDSNEYIRSVLTKALGSDRAAGIIEDILDAEGGGGSGIDALNWLDAHGVAELIADEHPQIIATILVHLERDRAADILVELNERLRDDVVLRIATFGGVQPNALQELTEVLNGMLSGQGAKRSKMGGPRTAAEILNYMNAANEEAIVSSLRSMDADLTDRIVEEMFVFDNLMDVEDTAIQLILKEVETTSLTVALKGAAEELREKFFKNMSNRAADMLREDIEAQGPIRVSKVEEEQKVVVEVARRLAETGQITLTGLGSDEYV, encoded by the coding sequence ATGACAACAAGCGACGCTGATAAATTACGTGATAGCGCTGTGCTAATGATGGCGCTTGGCGAAGACGCCGCCTCAGAGGTGTTTAAATTCCTTAATCCTAAAGAGGTTCAGGAGTTAGGTTCTGCGATGGCTAACCTAAAGCAACTCACCCGTAATGATATGGATGAAGTCCTCGAAGAGTTCCGCCAAGAGGCAGATCAGTTCATGGCCGTCACCTTAGATTCAAACGAATACATTCGTTCGGTACTTACTAAAGCTTTAGGTTCTGATCGGGCTGCCGGTATTATCGAAGACATTTTGGATGCCGAGGGTGGTGGAGGCAGTGGCATTGATGCCTTAAACTGGCTTGACGCCCATGGTGTGGCTGAACTAATCGCCGATGAACACCCCCAGATTATTGCTACTATTTTAGTTCACTTAGAACGAGATCGTGCCGCAGACATTTTAGTTGAACTCAACGAGCGCCTACGCGATGATGTGGTTTTACGTATCGCGACGTTTGGTGGTGTACAGCCCAACGCACTACAAGAACTCACTGAGGTTCTGAATGGCATGCTATCCGGCCAAGGCGCAAAACGCAGCAAAATGGGTGGTCCTCGTACTGCTGCTGAGATCCTGAACTACATGAATGCAGCCAACGAGGAAGCCATCGTCAGCAGCTTGCGTTCTATGGATGCGGATCTCACCGATCGCATTGTTGAGGAAATGTTTGTCTTCGATAACCTCATGGATGTGGAAGACACGGCTATTCAGCTTATTCTCAAAGAGGTAGAAACCACATCGTTAACGGTTGCCCTAAAAGGGGCTGCCGAAGAGCTGCGCGAAAAATTCTTCAAAAACATGTCCAACCGTGCTGCGGATATGCTGCGCGAAGACATCGAAGCCCAAGGCCCAATCCGCGTTTCCAAGGTCGAGGAAGAACAAAAAGTGGTGGTCGAGGTCGCCCGCCGCTTGGCCGAAACAGGCCAAATTACGCTGACTGGACTAGGAAGCGACGAGTATGTCTAA